GCTGGGCCTGGTTTATCCGTCGTTAAATCTTACTGCAACCGCCACACGGTGGTTATTTGCTCTGATGCTGGTGCTCACCGGCGTTCTGCTATCTCAGTTATATCAATCGTGCAGGGTCATTCGTCAGCTCCGGCGCGATGCGCGTGCGGCACTGGAACGCAACATCCAGGTCATGGCCGAGGTCAGAGATGTGGTCTTTCGCGTCGATTTCGATGGCCGTTTGGTCTATGTCAACCGGGCTTGGCAGGACTTGACCGGAATGGATGCAGCGAGCGTCAGAGGTTATTCCATTCTTGAAGGTTTTCATGAGGGCGACCGTGGTCTGCTTAAAGACTATCTGCGTCTGGTTATCGAAGGCCATACCGCCCCGCTGCACGCGGATCTGCGCTTGCGTGATCTGGCCGGACGGTATCGGTGGAGTCGCCTGACAGCGCGCCCCTATCTCACGGTAGAAAGTGGTGCAGTGATTATCGGTACTTTGCAGGACATCCAGGCGCAGCAAGAACAAGCCATGATCCAGTTGGCGCGGCTCAACGTACTTGATGGACTATTAGGTAAAGCGGGGATTCGAGAAATGGCCAGCCAACTGGCCAAAGCCTGGGAGAATGTGCAACTGGGGCAGAGAGTCTCGGTTCTGTTGCTGGATCCGGACACGGGAACGTTGCAGACGCTGGCGGCGCCGAGTATGCCGGAACAATACAATCAGGCGCTCAATGGCACCATGCCGGCCGAAGGCGTGGGCTCTTGCGGTACCGCGATTGACCGCGGTGAGGCTGTTTATGTCAGCGATGTTCGTAATGATCCGCTATGGCAGGATTTTCAGGATCTCGCCGAGCTGGGTTCGGTGGTCTCCTGCTGGTCCACGCCGTTCAGCGATCAGGACGGCCAGGTCCTGGGCTCATTTGCCGTGTATGCCGATCAGGCCCGCTGTCCCGATGACCACGATCTGCAACTAATGAGCGAATTTACTCGATTGACCGCATTGATCGTGCAGAAATCACGCCTTGCCCAGGAGCGGGAGTTCACTGAAAAACGTTTTTCCGCGATTTTCGAGCATGCCGCTGTGGGAATATTGCTGGTATCACCGACCGGCCATTATATCAGCGCCAACCCCTGTTACCTGGAAGGCTCAGGATACAGCGAGGAACAGCTGCAGGGCATGACTCCGCGAGACCTGCTGGTTGCCGACGACATTCCGTTGGTGGAACGCGGCTTACGCGATCTTCGTTTTGGGCTTGTAGACGAGTTTGTGCTTGAAGCTCGCTACTACAAATACGATAGATCAGTTGTCTGGATCAATCTGACCACTACCCTGGTGCGCGATCCTGAGGGAGTGGCGCTGTACTACGTGTTTATCACTGAAGATATCTCCGAGCGCAAGGAACAGGAGCAGTCGCTCAAGGAGGCAGCTGCGCTGTTCGAAAGCAGCGGCGAGGGGATGATGGTCATGGACAGCAAGTTCCATATCCTCAGAGTCAATCCCGCCTTTACCCACATAACCGGTTTGAATGTTGAGGACATCCTCGGCCAGCGTCCGTCCGCCCACCGGGACGATATGGATTCTCGTACGCTAACTCATCACGTCGTGTCTGCTCTGGTACAAGAGGGGCGCTGGCAGGGTGAGGTACTGTTGGATCGGCCGGGTGAGCGCGATGTGCCCATCTGGGTGACCGCCACGGCAGTCAAGGATGGTGGTAACCAGATCAGCCGCTATATGGCGATGTTCAGTGATCTTAGCGGTTTGCAGCGTAGTCAGCAGCAGCTGCAACACATGGCGCATTTTGACAGTTTGACCGGATTGGCCAATCGCACCTTGGCGTTGCTCAAATTGGATCAAGGCATGCAGCGGGCGGCGGCCCAGAACATACCCTTGGCTGTGCTGTATATCGATCTGGACAGATTCAAGGCAATCAATGACAGTCTTGGCCATGCCATCGGCGATGAAGTGCTGCGCCAGGCCGGGCGGCGGCTCGCCCGCTGCTGTGCCGACGCGGACACCCTGGCGCGCCTGAGCGGTGATGAGTTTCTGCTTATATCACATGGGCGGCAGCCTGAATCTGTACGTGAGTTGGGAGAGCATATCTGCACCAGCATGCGCGCACCGGTGGTCCTCGAAGACGGTCGGGAAATTTACATTGGTGCCAGCGTAGGCTACGCCTGCTATCCGCTTGATGGCGACAGTTCCGCAGACCTGGTACGCAATGCCGATGCCGCTATGGATACCGCCAAGAGCATCGGTCGTGATCAGGTGTGCAGTTATTCACGGGCGATGACCGAGGAAGCAAGCCAGCGTTTTGAATTGGAACGTGGGTTGCGAAAGGCGTTGGAGAACAATGAATTCGAGCTGCATTACCAGCCTTTGATCCAGGTCCGTAGTCGCCGTGCCTATGGGGTGGAGGCGTTGCTGCGTTGGCGTCACCCGCAACATGGCTTGATAGCGCCGGACAAGTTCATCCCGCTTGCCGAGCAGAACGGTTTGATCGTGCAGATCGGCAGCTGGGTATTGCATGAAGCTTGCCGGCAGGCGCGGCAGTGGCAGGAGCAGGGGCTTGGGCTGGAAATGATCGCAGTGAACCTGTCTCCCCGTCAGTTTATCCAGCAGGATGTGGTTGCGCTGGTGCGCACCGTGCTGGAGGAGAGCGGTTTGCCCGCCAGCATGCTCGAACTGGAGATTACCGAAAGCGCATTGATGACCAATGCTCAGCAGGGTGAACAGACGCTCAGGCAGTTGAAAGACCTTGGGGTCACCCTGGCAATCGACGATTTCGGCACGGGTTATTCTTCACTGGCGTACCTGCGCCGCTTCCCGCTGGACAAGCTGAAGATCGACAAGAGTTTTCTCGCCGGGGTGCCGCAGAATACCGAGGACAATCAACTGGTCACGACCATTCTCGACATGGCCGCCAACATGCGCCTGCACGTGGTGGCCGAGGGCGTGGAAACAGAAGCGCAGTGGCGTTTTCTGCAGGGCCGTGGGTGCGGAGCCTGCCAGGGTTTTTTGTTTTCCCGTGCGTTGCCGCCGGCAGGGTTGCCGGACTGGCTGGCGCAGCAATAGCCTGGCCAGGTCAGGTTGTTCAGTTGCCCGGTTTTTTTGCGGTCAGCGTGGCGCGCAGGGGAGCCGGGTATCCCTCGCGGGTCAAGGCTGGATTCTCCGGGTCAAGAAATTCGGGTAACGACTGAAAACGCATCCATTCGGTACTGCGCTGTTCATCGGTGCTGGTCGGCGTGAGATCGATACATTTCACCTGCTGAAACCCGCTGCGGCGCAATAGCCGCTCGAGCATCGCCACAGAGGGTAAAAACCATACATTGCGCATCTGTGCATAGCGATCTTCGGGCAATAGACAGGCATTTTCATCGCCTTCGATTACCAGTGTTTCGATCACCAGTTCGCCACCGGGACGCAGGCAGGCTTTAAGCTGCAGGAGATGATCAACCGGTGAGCGGCGATGGTAAAGCACGCCCATCGAGAATACCGTATCGAAGCCGCCAGCGGGTTCAGGCAGCTCCTCCAGCGTAAAGGGCAATTGCCACACCGGTGCGCCAGGCAGGTAACGCTGCACGGCCATGAATTGGTGGTAGAACAGCAGATTGGGGTCAACGCCCAGCACCATGTGCGCCCCCGCCTGCCACATGCGCCACATGTAGTAGCCGTTGCCGCAACCTACATCCAGTACGCGTCTGCCGTTCAAATCCAGGTGCGGGGCAATACGCTCCCACTTCCAGTCGGAACGCCACTCACAATCAATCTGAGTGCCGAACAGCGTGAACGGGCCCTTGCGCCAGGGATGCAAGCCCTGCAGGCCAGCCAGCAGATCGGCCTGTTGCTCATCGCTCAATGCCTGAGGAGTCTCGATCAGCACGCCCTGACTCAGGTCCGCTACCGGATTCGCGACGCTTGGCAGTTGCTGCAGTGCCGCCTGCCAGCGTTCCAGGTCGCCATGGTTCATGTCGCTAAAGCGCTGTTCCAATGCATTGGGCAACACGGTAAGCCAGGGAGAAAGCGGAGTATCTGCCAGTTGCTGGTACAGGGGGGTGTAATCGATCACTTATGGGCCATTATCGAGCAGAAGTTGAGGGACTGAAACCAGCTGTGACTGTGGCTGAAGCCAGCTTGCTGCAACCGAGCCAGGTGCGTTTCCAGCGTATCAGGCAGCATGACCTTTTCAATGGCGCTGCGCTTCTGCGCTATTTCGAGCTCGCTGTAACCATTGGCGCGCTTGAACGCGTAGTGCATGTTCTCCAGGATTCGCTGGGTATTCGGGTCGTCGAAACGCAGTTTTTCCGAGAGTATCAGCACGCCGCCCGGCAGCAGCGCAGTATAAATGGCCTCAAGCAGCTCAAGACGTTTGTCAGGTGCTACAAATTGCAAGGTAAAGTTCAGCACCACCACGGAGCAGCTTTTCAGCGGCAGTTCGAGGATATCGGCCTGCATGACCTCCGCTGGCGTAAGCTCCTCGACCATGGCGTCCTGGGCTTGCAGATATTCCTGACAGCGCTCGGTCATCGCGGCAGAACTGTCCACAGCAACGATGCGGCAGTCTGGCACGCGCACATGCCGGCGCATTGCCTGGGTGGCCGCACCCAATGAGCTGCCCAGATCGTATATCAGGCTATGCGGTCTCGCATATTGACCGGCAATCAGTCCAATGCTCTCTATAATGGTCGGGTAACCCGGCACGGATCTTTTGATCATGTCAGGGAACACGCGCGCGACGTCAGCGTCGAATACGAAGTCACTGACTTGGGCGAGGGGGGCGGAAAACAGCTTGTCGACCTCGGTCATAAATACATGTCTGTCTACTGGTTAAAAGCGCATATTAACCCATGTTGAGCCGCTTGGCAGAAGAGCTCAGACACCGCTTGACTGCCGGCTGCTGGCGTGATGCCATAGTGGTATCATTTGTGCCGGTCATTCCAGGCCGAATAACGCAAAAGACTAGTAATGGATGGTGTGCTGCAGTCAAATTTGTGGCATAAAGCAATCAGTTTTGCTTATTGCAGGTTTTTTTGACGATTTGGCTCAATAGGCCGATTGGTTTAGGCTGTCGCGATGGCATAATGCGCCGGGTTTGGTTGGGTTGGTTTTAGTTGATGAGCACTCCCGTTCCCTGAAGGGAATGCGATGGAAAGCATCGTTGGTGATAAGCCGGTCAGGGTAACGCCCTTTGAGGTTTTCGCCCACAGAATAAGAGGAAAGGGTATGGCAGTGAAACGCCAAGTGATTGCGGGAGTCGCTACACTGGCTGCTCTGTATGTGGGCGTCAGTAACGCATTGGGATTAGGTGAATTGCGGCTTGATTCAGCGCTGAATCAGCCATTGAGTGCCAGTATTCAGTTGCAGGGTGGCGAGGGTCTGTCTCCGGAAGACATTCGCGTCTCCCTGGCTAATCAGGAAGCCTTTCAGAACGCTGGCATTGATCGGCCGTTCTTTCTGACAGACTTGCGCTTTGTTCCGGTAGTGGAAAACAACAGGTTGTTTATCCGAGTTGAATCCACCCGGCCGGTGCGTGAACCCTTTCTGAATTTCCTTGTAGAGCTGCGTCGACCAAATGGTCGGATGTTGCGCGAGTATACGTTGCTGCTGGACCCGCCGCTGTATGACCCGCAAGCGGGCGCGATAGCGAATGCAACTCCACCGGCGCCTGCCGCAGGCAGCCGACGCCCGATAGTAGCCGCTGCGCAGCCGCGAGATCAGGTGCAGTCGGCTGAGCCGCGCTCGGAAGGGCAGCAGTCTTCTGATCCGCAGTTTGCCCAGTCTGAACTGCCAGAAATTCAGCCTGCCTCCGGTGCCGATGAGTACACCACGGTGTCAGGCGACACACTCTGGGACATCGCTGCTGCGCAAAGACCTGATAGCAGTGTGGATATTCCCACCAGCATGCTGGCGATCCGCGCGCTGAACCCCGATGCCTTTGTGAATGGCAATATCAATCGCCTGCGCGCGAATCAGCGCCTGGTGTTGCCGACCCGCGAACAGCTTGTTACCTCGGGCGCACCCGTTTCAATCATGGAAGGCGTTGCCGTTGATGAGCCTGAATCCACTGTAGAGCCCACCCAGCAGCCAGTAGTGGAGGCTGCGCCGCAGCCGCAAGCACGCCCGGAAGAAGATCCTTCAGAGCTTGCTACGCCTGAGGTTGTCAGCGAAGCAGAGCCCGATGAAGGCATAGATGCGCGTCTGCGCATTGAAGAGTCCAGCGTTGAAACGGCGGAAGCTGATTCCGAGGTGCTGCTGGATCGCTTGCGTTCGCTTGAGGGGCGCTTCAACGTGCTGCTCAGTGAGCTGGATGCGCGCGACGCCCAGATCGCCAGTCTTCAGGCTGAGCTCGAGGTGCTGCGCCAGGCGCGTGATGCAGAGGTGGAAGGCGACAGCTCGCTGGCTGGGGTTACCGGTGCTGGCAGTCTCGGAAGCAGTGATGCGGATTCCGGTCCCGGTGCTGCTGATGGTAGCGACAATCCTGCACCCGGTTCGGTAGATGCGAACGTGTTGCCTGGCGAAGAGCCGGCTGAAGTTACGCCGAGCGGCTCATCCTGGGTTGCCTGGCTGACGCTGCCGCTGGTGCTGATAGCCTTCCTGCTAGGCCTGTTCCTGGCCCGTCGCCGTTCCCCGGATGCTGCTGAAGAAGAACGCCCGAACGTGGTGCAGCCGGAGAATCCCGCTGGCTTCTCCTCGAACATCACTA
This genomic stretch from Halopseudomonas pelagia harbors:
- the cmoB gene encoding tRNA 5-methoxyuridine(34)/uridine 5-oxyacetic acid(34) synthase CmoB translates to MIDYTPLYQQLADTPLSPWLTVLPNALEQRFSDMNHGDLERWQAALQQLPSVANPVADLSQGVLIETPQALSDEQQADLLAGLQGLHPWRKGPFTLFGTQIDCEWRSDWKWERIAPHLDLNGRRVLDVGCGNGYYMWRMWQAGAHMVLGVDPNLLFYHQFMAVQRYLPGAPVWQLPFTLEELPEPAGGFDTVFSMGVLYHRRSPVDHLLQLKACLRPGGELVIETLVIEGDENACLLPEDRYAQMRNVWFLPSVAMLERLLRRSGFQQVKCIDLTPTSTDEQRSTEWMRFQSLPEFLDPENPALTREGYPAPLRATLTAKKPGN
- a CDS encoding EAL domain-containing protein; protein product: MIRKNGVIALIAGLASLPVLQWLLGLVYPSLNLTATATRWLFALMLVLTGVLLSQLYQSCRVIRQLRRDARAALERNIQVMAEVRDVVFRVDFDGRLVYVNRAWQDLTGMDAASVRGYSILEGFHEGDRGLLKDYLRLVIEGHTAPLHADLRLRDLAGRYRWSRLTARPYLTVESGAVIIGTLQDIQAQQEQAMIQLARLNVLDGLLGKAGIREMASQLAKAWENVQLGQRVSVLLLDPDTGTLQTLAAPSMPEQYNQALNGTMPAEGVGSCGTAIDRGEAVYVSDVRNDPLWQDFQDLAELGSVVSCWSTPFSDQDGQVLGSFAVYADQARCPDDHDLQLMSEFTRLTALIVQKSRLAQEREFTEKRFSAIFEHAAVGILLVSPTGHYISANPCYLEGSGYSEEQLQGMTPRDLLVADDIPLVERGLRDLRFGLVDEFVLEARYYKYDRSVVWINLTTTLVRDPEGVALYYVFITEDISERKEQEQSLKEAAALFESSGEGMMVMDSKFHILRVNPAFTHITGLNVEDILGQRPSAHRDDMDSRTLTHHVVSALVQEGRWQGEVLLDRPGERDVPIWVTATAVKDGGNQISRYMAMFSDLSGLQRSQQQLQHMAHFDSLTGLANRTLALLKLDQGMQRAAAQNIPLAVLYIDLDRFKAINDSLGHAIGDEVLRQAGRRLARCCADADTLARLSGDEFLLISHGRQPESVRELGEHICTSMRAPVVLEDGREIYIGASVGYACYPLDGDSSADLVRNADAAMDTAKSIGRDQVCSYSRAMTEEASQRFELERGLRKALENNEFELHYQPLIQVRSRRAYGVEALLRWRHPQHGLIAPDKFIPLAEQNGLIVQIGSWVLHEACRQARQWQEQGLGLEMIAVNLSPRQFIQQDVVALVRTVLEESGLPASMLELEITESALMTNAQQGEQTLRQLKDLGVTLAIDDFGTGYSSLAYLRRFPLDKLKIDKSFLAGVPQNTEDNQLVTTILDMAANMRLHVVAEGVETEAQWRFLQGRGCGACQGFLFSRALPPAGLPDWLAQQ
- the cmoA gene encoding carboxy-S-adenosyl-L-methionine synthase CmoA, with protein sequence MTEVDKLFSAPLAQVSDFVFDADVARVFPDMIKRSVPGYPTIIESIGLIAGQYARPHSLIYDLGSSLGAATQAMRRHVRVPDCRIVAVDSSAAMTERCQEYLQAQDAMVEELTPAEVMQADILELPLKSCSVVVLNFTLQFVAPDKRLELLEAIYTALLPGGVLILSEKLRFDDPNTQRILENMHYAFKRANGYSELEIAQKRSAIEKVMLPDTLETHLARLQQAGFSHSHSWFQSLNFCSIMAHK
- a CDS encoding FimV family protein; protein product: MAVKRQVIAGVATLAALYVGVSNALGLGELRLDSALNQPLSASIQLQGGEGLSPEDIRVSLANQEAFQNAGIDRPFFLTDLRFVPVVENNRLFIRVESTRPVREPFLNFLVELRRPNGRMLREYTLLLDPPLYDPQAGAIANATPPAPAAGSRRPIVAAAQPRDQVQSAEPRSEGQQSSDPQFAQSELPEIQPASGADEYTTVSGDTLWDIAAAQRPDSSVDIPTSMLAIRALNPDAFVNGNINRLRANQRLVLPTREQLVTSGAPVSIMEGVAVDEPESTVEPTQQPVVEAAPQPQARPEEDPSELATPEVVSEAEPDEGIDARLRIEESSVETAEADSEVLLDRLRSLEGRFNVLLSELDARDAQIASLQAELEVLRQARDAEVEGDSSLAGVTGAGSLGSSDADSGPGAADGSDNPAPGSVDANVLPGEEPAEVTPSGSSWVAWLTLPLVLIAFLLGLFLARRRSPDAAEEERPNVVQPENPAGFSSNITTVPAMVARPVKQAPKAPVDPLDGVELYITYGRFAEARIMLDKAIDEEPERLDLRYKQLRVLAELGDAPAFAEQEEEIKDLGGDPERVEQVKARFPLLFDDNGDMVEQVDQVEPLLDDDLEIKDSAEFQSGIPDEHDESSTSQLNLNDFTLDPDWDLIEGLSPEPSRLNAERDAAKEKARKEAKEDDFESSLHELPEVEELDHDHDEHFAPDDDDRTGGRKR